TTACATCAAATCTCAGAAAAATAGAGAAAAATCATTTCAACGAAAAAGAGAAAATAAGATGTTCAGATGTACCTTGAAAATTGACCTAATATAGCTGGAATGGACCCTCTATAAAATCCTCGGACTCCAAGTTGAGGAAGATTTGATATAACTTCTGAGAAGGTAAGGGTTGAAGCTTGCACCCGTGTCTAACAACCATTGAAAACAATCAGATCGCCTCTCCGAATTATGAAATTGTGAGAGAAGCAAAACACATCACATATTCACATATCTATTAACCTCATTCATTAGTTTTATTGCATGCTTTTACTCGTGGGACATGTTCCAGATAACCATGAATTATAACTAATCAACACACGAACGCACATTATCATCAAATGATATgccaaaatttcataaaatagaataaaatatatatatacatatgtatatgtatatatatgtatatgtgtgtgtgtgtatatatgtgtgtgtgtgtgtatatatgtgtgtgtgtgtgtgtgtgtgtgtgtgtatttaaGACAATAATGCACATTTTTACCAAATACAAGAACACAGCTTTAAGTGTGCAAATGCATTTAAGAAATTCAATTCAGGAGGAGAAATCAGACATTTTCAGTAAAATATCTGAAAATACCCCGAAGATatcaatataataaaaaaaattgcacgATTAAGTTGTTTCTCAAGACTGTACCTTAATTGTGTCAACTGGATACAGGAAAGATGTAGACAATGCAGAAGAAAGCCCTCCAGCCAATGCTGATTTTAAAACACTTCCGGCAGGTAATTCTACTGGCGGAGGAACAGCCACCACCGTCGCAGCTTCAAACCAGATACTTCTGCACATCATTGATGAGTCACAGTAAGTTGCTATCAGCGAGTTGATTATACCATGCCATGTAAGTCTCAATGCTCACACCTCAATTCTCCTAGGAAAATTCTTAAATAATCTTAGATACCAGATTCaacaacataaacatttaagtAGTTTCAGGTTTGGCGATTTGAATCCCATTTTGTTTCATGCctgaaagaagaagaaatgtGAAAACAAGAGCAACTCTTGGAGTTTTCATGGACAGAAGTACACATAAAACTCGATGTTTTACTGATAATCCATCTAATAATAACTAGTACGGTAGTACAAATACGACTAGTGAACCAACACTAAAACTTTTGACAATTTCAGCATCTAAAATGCCTTCTTTGAATCTCATTCATTCCACCTGCTCCAAGTTTACGCAAATGAATTATCAAATATGCAAAGTAAACAAGAAATTCAATATGGTATCAATACTCTGAAAACATTTCGACAAAGGCTGCACAAAAGGATATAGTAACTTTGAATTACCGTGGGTCTTCTTGAAGTCGGTCTGATGGGAGCAAAAGCATAAAATTCCTGAAATGCCCATAAGATATCGATTCCTCAGCATCGGCATTCAGGAAACGCATCATGGCAACAGCATTATCTTCATTCGCTGGGAGTCCTGCATTCTTCAGTGATGCCAAGATCTCACTTTTCTGTAAAGTCCCGGACTTGCTCAAACAGAGACTGGTGTAAGCACGAAGTATTGTTGGTTCTTTCTGTTCCACCAAGGATAAAAATTGTTTCCAACCAAAAGATTTCGAGAACAACTGACTTCTAGCACGGCGCATAAATTCGTGAGCATATCTCTTTGGCAGTTTCCTTTTTCTCATAGCAACTTCAAGATCTTCCATTGTAACTTGTCCATCTCCATCTCGATCCAACTCCTGGAAAAACCTCCTTcctgaaaaaaattaaaaaagagaGAGAGTGATGTAGATTGAGATTCAATGTGAGACTGATTATCTGATGacgaattttttttgaatttaagGGTGAACGGTAAAAACCAAAAATACTTTTGAATAGCATTATACGGGGTACAACCAAACCACATCTATTTTACAGGGACAGAGAATAGGTGAACTTCGGTCAGTTACTGAACGTGAGTATGTGATACGaaagaattaaaaattaaaaacactATACTTCACAACACTGCACATTCTTAATGTTAGTGAAAGGTGAATTGAACAGAATAGTAATGCATACCTTCAGCTTCTGTATACCTGAAGAAATCCTGGACTGAGAAAAGTTTCTTTTTGTCAGGGTGGTCTTCTTTCGAAGACCTACCTATCTGAGGTAGAAGCTCAATTAATTCTGTAAATGAGACAGTAGATAGAGTCGATCTCAATCGCTCAACATTGGATAGAGGAATACTTAGCAACCCAGTTGACACCTTTTGTGGAGAAGTACctccattattattattatctaccTGATTAGCATCATTACAAACTCCATCATCCCCCACATCCTTTACAGAAGGCACTTCAACAATACCAGATGGCACGCCTCCAACTCGTGCAAACTTCAAGTTTCCCAAAAATCCATTCACATCTGCCGTTTTACCTTCTAAAATACTGGTAAGTGCCTTAAAGTGGTCAAACTGGTTAATGGGAGGGATCGAAGTTTCGTGATCAGCATTCACACACTCATGTTCTGGAAAACCCCCATCAAACTTCGGCAAATgactcaactgatcaaacatTATCCCTATAAAATAGTCAAAAGACAAATCTTTTCCTTCTTTAACCTTTGACTCCCGCTGCTTGATTTCACCAGCAACTCTTGGTTTTGCTTCCACTTGCGCTCCTGACTCATCACAACAAGAACTATCCCTGCGACTCATCTTATGTGTCCAGGTTTTCCCAGATTTGAATGGGGTTGGGATTCCCTGAACAAATCCATTAATCAAAAACGCCCATGCCACCTCGATGTGAAAGCATTTCCAATTTTCTTTCTCACGATCATCACTTCCAAATCTCTGCTTCAACCCTTTCTTCGATGAATGGACGTTCATATCCTCAACCCCAACTCTATCATTATTACACACACCATTGGCACAATTTTCCGTAAAAATCCCTTTTCTCTCATCAACTTTAACCACCATATGTTGATCAACACTCGCACTACTCTTTCTTTTCACATTTAACGGAGCTACCACTAGCTCTACATCATTGTTATTTTTACTATTATTCAGATTTCCATTTTCTGAAACCCCATGAAAGCAACTCACAACCTTACGATAATTGGATTCAATGGGCAAAAAAGCACTCTTAAAAACttgaattgaattaaaaaatgaCTCCAGCGGGTCATTCCCTGTCACAACCATCACTAAAACCCTAGCTCACGAACAAATAAAAGAAATCCCACAATCCAGCCAATGAAAAAATATCAACAAAATCCAAATAAACCGAAACCCATCAAGGAAACAACACCTTTTCAATTCAACGAGCTTATTCGAATAATCTGATGAAATCTGCGACGTATAGTCAACTCTGGATGTCCGTTTGTCAGTTCTTGTGCTGTGTGTTCTATATTGCATTTACATACATGTAAATTTTTGTGGATGGGTTTTTCCGAAATTTAAGCATCCAGATGCTTTTGTTGTTGGCACatgtatatacatacatatatatatgtacatttgAATAGAAGTAAAGATAAACTTGGATAATGGGATGAAGTTCTGAGTGACCAGAGAGATTAACATTTACATGGAAAGGAAATTTTTTAAGCTAATATAATGAGATCTTGATAAGGGATTTTTGTAAATTTGCGTTTCCGATTATAAATCTGACCTCATTTCAGGAAATCCCAGTGCAGATAACGAACTTTAATTCATATCGAATATTGAAGTTTATGTCTCGGAATCACCtccaataaatattatttaaacacaaattttatgtatttttttctacaaaaatttatgtatttaaGATCAATAAAAAGACACCCTTATGAAATATTGTTATATATAAACGTCACATTAATTTATTCGAGTATATCACTAGTGTACCATCAAAATAACCTATGTAAGACGGGCaacttaatttattttttgaagtCCATGTGGATATTGCAAAATCCGTGTTGTTGATCAGTCGGACACGGCGAGAACACGTTTCGGCAAAAAAAAATAtgacttttttttttagatCATTGTTCTTACATTGTATATATTTACGtaaacatgtatatatatttctgcaatatatttatataaatatttatatatttttaaataattgtcgTATCTTAACACTATCgtatattatattttcaaaatttgtcaTTCGATACGGTATCCATGGaacataaaaaatatcaatCCAATAGATCAAATATTGAGCTAATATTCGAACGTAGGATCGAACTAACCCTGAATATGAACTTCATtagtaatttttttgtttttaaaaatctgGTTAGTATTTATACAGAGTGTAACTTCAACAAACTAGTGCTGGTGAAGATACTATCTCCATACACCATACAATTTGCAGAAAACACTTTCCATTTCAATACTTAAAATCAGTCATTCACACAGCACCCTGAAAAGATTTGAGTACCATATGaatgagaaaatatatatgcTTATATCATATTACATTACAAATTCAACATCTCatatcaacttaaaataatgtCACAATAAACTATTCAAATTGGTTTTACTCTATAACAACAAAGATTTCCCCATCAAGAATCACTCAACTGGTTTCTTCTCCGTTGAACTTAGCTCGTTGCTTTATCAATGCAAAATCAAATCCACTAGAATCAAGTTCATGATCCTCAAAGGATTCTCTTTTGGGTGACAATGAGTTCTTACATGAATATTCTTGATCTGTGGGAAGGCATGGATCTGATGTAACTTCTTTTATGTTGGAACGGTCATTGATTGAGGGCCCTGGCTTGTCGTTACCAGAGGAAGGTGGATTCTCAACCATTTGACACTGCGaaagctcgtttgagttttGTAATGATGCTTTAGACTTGTTTTCTTCCATCTTTCTCTGCTGCTCAAAGATCTTTTGAAGATGTTTCCCTTGTTCTTCAATTCGCAATTGAAGATTTCTCTGAATCTGCAGAGAAAAGGGGACTCCATACATTTTCAAGACTGTTGCTTATTAGCGTATATAAAAATGCTCGTGTTTACGAGATATAATCCATAAACAACAATGAATTTTTATAACTTTGGGAAACAAAAACGACCCCTCATGCATGAGAGCTAATATAGATGAACTCCTATTAAATTAATACTTccagtaaaacaaaagaaaaccttatatgtgtgtatatatgtgtgtgtgtgttgatgAAAGTAAAAACTCTGAACTACAAAATCGCACATCCAATCCTCCACGAAGAAAGACAGTCTCTCCTCAGGAGGCAACAAACTAACATTTAACTTAGTTGGCAACACGAGCATCATTTGCATACCTCAAGTTGTTCATGGAGTTGCTTCTGCACTTCCATCTGCAGTCTAAGCGCTTCAGTTATTCCCATGGTCCTGCCACAAAAATAATCGATATTACAAAAATAATCGATATTAATATTTAGAACAACATTGTTTCGAATCCCAACCGAACATAACAAAAGAAAAGGTCAAATGTGAGAAATATGCCATGTGTAtgaaagagagagagagagagatttACGTCTTCAAGTCCAGGGACATCATCTCTGCCACATTTTTTGACTTCTTCTCCGACGCTCCTGACATCATAAGGATCATTTTTATAAAATCTAAAGAAAAAATAGGAATCTATTAATGGAAGAGCAAGATCAGACTCAGTAAGTCATTATTTATCATCGAAATATTACGAAGAGAGCACTATGTCAACTACACCAGCGTCCAGCAGGGTAATACCGAAGGATACATAGTTTTTTCATGATTTAAGGGTAATTGTCAAGTAACCGAATCCAAATAGTTAAATAATGTCTTGCTGTATACAGATATTGTTAAAATATCCtgacaaaaaatataaattaattaaaatataaaattctttatTGGGTCACATCCAATGAATTCCAACTTTGAAAAAAGTGGTTTCTAACAGTATTGGAAACAGATTGTCACATGTTCAAGGCTCTAGTTACTCCATCATcctctttttattttaattgagtcgACTTGGTTGGTTACTTTCAGGGCTTCGCTGGCCAATATCTCAACAAGTACACATATGTAGCTCAAATATTAATGTCAGACATCCTGTCTATCGGTTGCATAGCGATGAGACGTGTTACAGCATAAAATTATTATAGAACCACTTCCATGAGCCCgagtttttgggaaaaaaagttTCTACCAAATACGAAATAAATGGCAGACATGTTGACTTGTTCAGATTAGCCCTCAACCATTACATTCATGACAAAAATTACAACCGAGGCGATGGTTACCTTCTGATGACTCTGGCTTGTATCTTGCAGTTCTATATTTCTGGAATTACAGAAATAGTACGTTGAGATATGGTGTAACATACAAACCAAAAGAGTACAAAAATAGAAgttcaaagtttcaaaatacCTGCAAGTGGCTTTTCACATGATAAATGGTCAGGCCTTCAACATTCATGAGTTTCAAGACAGCTTTTGGTGTAGCTCCTATGGAGTACACACCACAATGTTAAGACAAGTGTGTTGGGTTCCAATTAATACCAGAAATAAAACGGATACAGTTGAAGATTGCAACATGTACTGTAGCATGCTCAAACAGCTTGCATACATTGACAAAATCCCCCAGGGCCACAAACTCTTGTAATTCTCTGTTACGCTTCTTTTTACTTCTGTTTTTAGTTTTCCCACTCAACCATCAGGTGTAATTCAAACCCGCTAATTGATAGACCATATAACTCTCTTGTAAATTACTTTATAGGCAATCACTAATTCTTCTATCTGAGGTCAACATTGATTGCTAACAGAGAAGGAGCTCAAGGAAAATGCTTCAGAAAATATTTtcgacaaattttttttaatgaattgtCTGTCCAGTTAGTGATATCGCTTTatgaatatataaattttattaatatgtagaatattttaaaatctcaaaatgtAGCTTAGAAAATTAGAATAAAATATAGTAATAGAGCATTTATAagaaatagtaaaaaaaataaaaactaaagtAATGATTATGCTTGCAGCgtgaaaataatttttgggaGAAGAAAGGAAAACAAGGGTcgtaattaattttattttcaagaatGGAGAAGGAGAGGAAGAAAATGAATCCAAATATCACCCAAGTTTTCAAATATTAAGTTGTTAACGAGATCAAGAAATCAAGCATAAATGAACCGGGTACTCACGTTCGTTACCACCAAGCTTAGACACAGCATCCACGAAAACTTCATGAAGTTCCGGTGTCCATCGCATTCGAGCTTTGGTTAAAGGTGCAGCACGAGGAGAGCTAAGTACAGAACAGCATTGTCCTCCTGAGGTGGGAGAACTCTGATGCTGATGAACTTGCGGATGGCATACGGAGGCATCAGGTGGCAATTCCAGCAACTGGTAAGTCATTGACAGTTCAGAGCAGAAGAGATACATGACATATTAAACAATTGAACCCGGTCAAAATCTAGTTTTCCATGAGATGAAATTTAACGATGTGTATTTGAAATGATGTAATACTAATGCAATTCAAATTTCAGATGGTGTGACATTTGAGAATTAAACCTCCGCATTGAGATCTGGAACATTGAGATCAACAAGAAGATCACTCCAATTCGTGTCCAGTGTATCGTCGACTTTGATCAATTGATCCGCCCATTCGTGCCAATCTGTATTCTTACCATGTTCATCTGATGCCAATGCACCTCTACATTCCACCAATTCATTCTGGACATGAATATTCAAGGgaatgtcaagaaaattttgggTCACATCGTTATCCCAAGAAACTTCTTCGGTA
The sequence above is a segment of the Primulina tabacum isolate GXHZ01 chromosome 6, ASM2559414v2, whole genome shotgun sequence genome. Coding sequences within it:
- the LOC142548867 gene encoding uncharacterized protein LOC142548867, which translates into the protein MVVTGNDPLESFFNSIQVFKSAFLPIESNYRKVVSCFHGVSENGNLNNSKNNNDVELVVAPLNVKRKSSASVDQHMVVKVDERKGIFTENCANGVCNNDRVGVEDMNVHSSKKGLKQRFGSDDREKENWKCFHIEVAWAFLINGFVQGIPTPFKSGKTWTHKMSRRDSSCCDESGAQVEAKPRVAGEIKQRESKVKEGKDLSFDYFIGIMFDQLSHLPKFDGGFPEHECVNADHETSIPPINQFDHFKALTSILEGKTADVNGFLGNLKFARVGGVPSGIVEVPSVKDVGDDGVCNDANQVDNNNNGGTSPQKVSTGLLSIPLSNVERLRSTLSTVSFTELIELLPQIGRSSKEDHPDKKKLFSVQDFFRYTEAEGRRFFQELDRDGDGQVTMEDLEVAMRKRKLPKRYAHEFMRRARSQLFSKSFGWKQFLSLVEQKEPTILRAYTSLCLSKSGTLQKSEILASLKNAGLPANEDNAVAMMRFLNADAEESISYGHFRNFMLLLPSDRLQEDPRSIWFEAATVVAVPPPVELPAGSVLKSALAGGLSSALSTSFLYPVDTIKTRVQASTLTFSEVISNLPQLGVRGFYRGSIPAILGQFSSHGLRTGIFEASKLVLINVAPTLPELQVQSIASFCSTFLGTAVRIPCEVLKQRLQAGLFENVGEAIVGTLQQDGLKGFFRGTGATLFREVPFYVAGMGLYAESKKAVQKLLERELEPWETIAVGALSGGLAAVVTTPFDVMKTRMMTSPPGRPITISMVALSILQHEGPLGLFKGAVPRFFWIAPLGAMNFAGYELTRKAMVKNEEAGEPVVKK
- the LOC142548868 gene encoding protein PHR1-LIKE 1-like, with the protein product MPPILCKKKSSEAHLNEIKVSGPMSTSFGVLSSPFEEKFPKLPNSSQVTLGRELTTNLTSLCPMTPSSSDKTPNPCQLAKSPIISESLKDGDSFVSYQHSLLQASESSGYSMDTEEVSWDNDVTQNFLDIPLNIHVQNELVECRGALASDEHGKNTDWHEWADQLIKVDDTLDTNWSDLLVDLNVPDLNAELLELPPDASVCHPQVHQHQSSPTSGGQCCSVLSSPRAAPLTKARMRWTPELHEVFVDAVSKLGGNERATPKAVLKLMNVEGLTIYHVKSHLQKYRTARYKPESSEGASEKKSKNVAEMMSLDLKTTMGITEALRLQMEVQKQLHEQLEIQRNLQLRIEEQGKHLQKIFEQQRKMEENKSKASLQNSNELSQCQMVENPPSSGNDKPGPSINDRSNIKEVTSDPCLPTDQEYSCKNSLSPKRESFEDHELDSSGFDFALIKQRAKFNGEETS